Proteins found in one Panicum hallii strain FIL2 chromosome 4, PHallii_v3.1, whole genome shotgun sequence genomic segment:
- the LOC112889334 gene encoding probable glucuronosyltransferase Os06g0687900, with the protein MMKSLLPQSQLRRSSARPSGGGGAAGGDGAAADGGGAGARAPASSTFWFLLHAFCCLISLFLGFRFSRLLFVLLFSTTALYHSTTSSSSAAVLRATTTTTTTTTTTTTTTNTFTLSFAAANPPPSNPANRTALEAAADKGATSGNPQSHVVVGRHGIRIRPWPHPDPIEVMRAHQIMERVQEEQRRWYGVKEPRQVLVVTPTYTRAFQALHLTGLLHSLRNVPYPLTWIVVEAGTTTNATASLLARSGLTFVHIPFPDRMPHDWADRHATENRMRLHALRVIRERKMDGVVVFADDSNVHSMELFDEVQKVQWMGAVSVGILAHTGAADQPRFSEEDKQNMPLPVQGPACNSSGHLAGWHTFNSLPFSGKTATVVGEAAPVLPRGLEWAGFVLNSRMLWKEVEGKPDWVKDLDAVGENGEEIENPLTLLNDPSSVEPLGNCGKKVLLWWLRVEARADSKFPQGWVIEPPLDIVVPAKRTPWPETTTELPSELLDDKQDQEDRRLSRANKSSRPRSTTKRKGDLQGKEN; encoded by the exons ATGATGAAGTCTCTGCTGCCGCAGAGCCAGCTGCGGCGCTCGTCGGCGCGGCcgtcggggggcggcggcgccgcggggggaGACGGGGCCGCGGCcgacggcggcggggccggggcgcgggCGCCCGCCTCGTCCACCTTCTGGTTCCTGCTCCACGCGTTCTGCTGCCTCATCTCGCTCTTCCTCGGATTCCGCTTCTCGCGGCTCCTCTTCGTCCTGCTCTTCTCCACCACCGCGCTCTACcactccaccacctcctcgtcctccgccgCGGTCCTGCGCGCCACCACCACGACCACAAcgacgaccaccaccaccaccacaaccaCCAACACCTTCACGCTCTCCTTCGCCGCCGCGAACCCTCCGCCCTCCAACCCCGCCAACCGCACCGCGCTGGAGGCAGCCGCTGACAAGGGGGCGACGTCCGGGAACCCCCAGAGCCACGTGGTTGTGGGGCGGCACGGGATTCGGATCCGCCCGTGGCCGCACCCGGACCCCATCGAGGTGATGCGGGCGCACCAGATCATGGAGCGCGTGCAGGAGGAGCAGCGCCGCTGGTACGGCGTCAAGGAGCCGAGGCAGGTTCTCGTTGTCACGCCGACCTACACCCGCGCGTTCCAGGCGCTGCACCTCACCGGCCTCCTCCACTCCCTCCGCAACGTGCCGTACCCGCTTACCTGGATCGTCGTCGAGGCGGGCACCACCACCAACGCCACGGCGTCCCTGCTTGCGCGCTCCGGCCTCACCTTCGTCCACATCCCCTTCCCTGACCGCATGCCCCACGACTGGGCAGACCGCCATGCCACTGAGAACCGGATGCGCCTCCATGCCCTACG GGTGATTCGGGAGAGGAAGATGGATGGTGTAGTTGTATTTGCGGATGACAGCAATGTTCATAGCATGGAGCTGTTCGATGAGGTGCAGAAGGTCCAGTGGATGGGTGCCGTGTCCGTTGGAATCCTAGCACATACTGGAGCGGCAGACCAACCACGCTTCAGCGAGGAGGACAAGCAGAACATGCCTCTTCCAGTCCAGGGCCCTGCTTGCAACTCCTCTGGGCATCTGGCTGGATGGCACACGTTCAACTCGTTGCCGTTTTCTGGGAAGACTGCAACGGTGGTTGGCGAGGCAGCCCCTGTTCTGCCTAGGGGTTTGGAGTGGGCTGGCTTTGTGTTGAACTCGAGAATGCTGTGGAAGGAGGTAGAGGGCAAGCCTGACTGGGTGAAGGATCTTGATGCCGTCGGTGAGAATGGAGAGGAGATTGAGAACCCACTTACTCTATTGAATGATCCGTCCTCTGTTGAGCCACTGGGGAACTGTGGGAAGAAGGTCCTACTGTGGTGGCTCCGTGTTGAAGCGCGGGCTGATAGCAAGTTTCCTCAGGG GTGGGTGATTGAGCCACCTTTGGACATTGTTGTTCCTGCAAAACGCACTCCATGGCCTGAAACCACCACCGAGCTTCCATCCGAGTTGTTGGATGACAAGCAAGACCAGGAGGATAGGCGGTTGTCAAGAGCTAACAAATCATCTCGGCCCCGAAGCACCACGAAACGGAAGGGTGACCTTCAAGGGAAGGAGAACTGA